The genomic segment ACCCGACACAAGATCGCGTCCGAGTTTCGCCAATTGTTGCTGGATGGATATGTTGAGCTGCCAGCGCAATCGTATGCGAGATCTCACCAGGGGGTAAGAGAATTTCTGGACGCCGAGGTCGAGCAGCTCGACGTCCGCAGCCAGTTGCGCTTCAAGGCCGCCGTGGCAAAGCTGTTGCCTTAAGCATCGCTTCGATGCTGCGGCAGATGCGAGGACAGCAGGCTTCGCCTCCTCGGCCGAGGAAACGCTGCCAGCATCCAGCCTGAGAGAAGCAGGCCGAGCGTTGATGCCGCCGTTCCTTGTCCTTCTGGCACCGCGTCGGCGTCTCAGCGTCACTGGCCAAGTGCCGGCTCGGCCACCTCGAAAGCTCCGTCCAGCGAACCATCAGAAGATCCCCGGACCTCCGTCGGGTCCAACGATCTTCCATCGTCGTTGGGCACACGCCCAATTCCGCTTACGTTTCGCTCCAGCTCGAGGAACGACGTTTATCGCGTGGGATATCCCCCTCCCTGACCGATCGACAACATCGAGACCGATTCATGCAGACCGGCGCCGGCCAGTTGTGTCCGCATCATTCGACATGCCGTCTCTACGAGCCGCAGCACCCATTAAGTGTCGGTTGGTTGCGATGGCGCCTCCAGTCTCGCCGTGGACGCGAAGACAGCGCTCCTTGCCCTTACCCCATTCGTCCGACTGACCTCTAAGACGGCTCCACAGGCAGCACCGAATATCGCTCAGCCGAAATGAGCTCGAGGACTCACAAGACAACCACCGCCCATCGAAATCTCTACAACGACGAGACACGACTTATTACTTCATACACTTCGATGAACCGCCGCACATTTCAATCAGCTACCGGGCAACACACGACAGACAATCGCTCGCGAACTTGACAAGAAGCCCCACAATCTTACGCGCCGGATATCCATTGATCGGCACCTCCGTAGCGCCTGAGACGGCGCCACTTCTGGGACGAGCAAACATTTCCAATGATGTCTGAAAAGCCCGTCCGGACGCGACTTTCACGGGCTGACGCGATTTGTTGCTCTATATGTCAACAACGCGATTTATCTTAACGCGAACTTGCATCCACAATGGTGCGATCAACAGTTTATTCACCATCGGCAATTTGATAAACATTCAATTCAATAACACTTTGAGTGACAGTTCATCTGGACATCTACGGGCGGCTTGAGAGTACGACGATGGATGGATTGCTGAGAACAGATACGGAGCTTGCTCTCGCCGACAGGAGTCCACCGTCTCCTGTCGGATGCGCATCGAAGAGAACCCTTGATCTTCTTTTGGCGCTTTCGGGCCTTTTGATTTTGGCTCCGCTATTACTTCTGTGCTACTTCGCGACGATGATCTCGTCTCCTGGACCGGTGATTTTTCGCCACAGACGAGTCGGATTTAACGGACAGCGATTCAACTGCCTGAAATTCCGGACCATGGCGGTCGATGCCAATGAGAGGCTTCAAAAACTGCTGGAGAGCGATCCCGAGGCTGCGGAGGAATGGAGACAGACTCAGAAGCTGCGCCGCGACCCTCGCATTACGCTAGTCGGAGCCGCACTTCGCAAGTCGAGCCTGGATGAGCTTCCGCAGCTCTTCAACGTATTGAAGGGCGAAATGAGCATCGTCGGGCCGCGCCCTGTCACTGAAGAAGAGCTGAGCCGTTACGGACACTGCTCGGCCGAGTATTTGGCATGCCGTCCAGGGCTGACAGGACTCTGGCAAGTCAGCGGCCGCAACACCACGACCTATGATCGCCGCGTGGCTCTCGACTCCTACTACGCGAACAACTGGTCGCACCGCCTGGATATGCGGATCATCTTGGTCACCATCCCGACCCTCCTCACCGCGTACGGCGCATATTGAGAGACGATTGCAGCGAGGCGTTCTGCGTCATGAACTGAGTGTGCAACTGGAACGACAAAGGAAGATCGCAACAGACGATTCGCCGAGACGAAAACGTGAGCACCGACCTCATCACTCATCCGAAACGTAACAGCGTATTTAAGATCTTGGTTGCGCTTAACGCGGCGGCCTTGTTGGCGTGGACCGGGTTACTGGTCATCGGCTTGGGTCTCTCGCTGGAAAGCGTACTCGCCGCGGTTTGGTTGTTCTTTTTCAAGTGAACCACGCTCTCTGATTGCCGACATTCTTTTCGTGCTCGGAACCGCAGGACAGAACTGCAGCCGCGATCGCGGTCGATCCAGCAGCACCTCGGCCGCTCAGGTTGCCTGGCGCAGTTCTCCCGCTCATCTTCGACGCATGAGATGCTTCAGCACTGAAGCGATGCATT from the Rhodopseudomonas palustris genome contains:
- a CDS encoding sugar transferase, with protein sequence MDGLLRTDTELALADRSPPSPVGCASKRTLDLLLALSGLLILAPLLLLCYFATMISSPGPVIFRHRRVGFNGQRFNCLKFRTMAVDANERLQKLLESDPEAAEEWRQTQKLRRDPRITLVGAALRKSSLDELPQLFNVLKGEMSIVGPRPVTEEELSRYGHCSAEYLACRPGLTGLWQVSGRNTTTYDRRVALDSYYANNWSHRLDMRIILVTIPTLLTAYGAY